In Plasmodium falciparum 3D7 genome assembly, chromosome: 13, the following are encoded in one genomic region:
- a CDS encoding PUB domain-containing protein, putative: MDEENEVVKLLVKVGKNINKTEEQLRPFIKKIVEDNWLDSIESLKNLNDNEWYNLQLPLRLVDEIKKELLLRKEEDTKTYEDKNKDDNNNNNNNNDNNNNNNMMVDNRYDEIIHGEENQILNCNKKLKKNLKEEKEHIINQNTFCTNIRKENITHSNNINNHVSCDYDNKRTSSHYTDHNKSSKLINDMNVSRDNIGVYENTNKNKKEGFNYSIIKYNKDILENMINKQTEDIKKEDIFYLSHQDDYPNNYDNYNNEYSYSEEKTRTINSINACEKLKKIPMENLKVVLPILCKIVKNILINPNILNTRILKSTNNIMKNKILIYQEIKNLLLCIGFVEIYIFYVMIKVDTLLLLCIYESLKNISKNIIKIDDSSNLNFDPFKSNIVCVDTLKKKKNLFHVNDNVDILLKQKKEQMEKLMNQPIEKNPKIYKQKKNYSESQESKENNKKIKKKNHHNVLDAQEKDEEDAEHTEDEEDFSHIISNIRNFCKEQTFKSKTKLELEKISNAKVYSKTIIKILFPDDYILELSFSSGTLLRDVNEAVKGFLNDSIISKNWFLYETPGIRKFDPQKSLSFYNLMPHALLRFKLDQQDENFVFSSFLSNESIEKYLISS, encoded by the exons atggatgaagaaaatgaagtcGTAAAACTCCTTGTGAAGGtaggaaaaaatattaacaaaacGGAAGAACAACTGAGaccttttattaaaaaaatagttGAGGATAATTGGTTAGATTCTATAGAAAgtttaaaaaatttgaatGATAATGAATGGTATAATTTGCAATTGCCTCTTCGTCTTGTTGATGAGATAAAAAAGGAGCTACTCCTAAGGAAAGAAGAAGATACTAAAACATACgaggataaaaataaagatgataataataataacaacaacaataatgataataataataataataatatgatggTAGATAATAGATATGATGAAATCATACATGGTGAAGAAAACCAAATTTTGAATTGtaataagaaattaaaaaaaaatcttaaGGAAGAGAAagaacatattattaatcaaaatacattttgtacaaatataagaaaagaaaacataacacatagtaataatataaataatcatgTTAGTTGcgattatgataataaaagaacTTCATCACATTACACAGATCATAATAAATCAtctaaattaataaatgatatgAATGTGTCAAGAGATAATATAGGAGTTTatgaaaatacaaataagaataaaaaagaaggtTTCAACTAttctataataaaatataataaggatatattagaaaatatgataaataaacaaacagaagatattaaaaaagaagatatattttatctatCCCATCAAGATGATTATccaaataattatgataattataataatgaatatagcTATTCAGAAGAAAAAACGAGAACAATTAACAGTATTAATGCAtgtgaaaaattaaaaaaaattcctaTGGAGAATTTAAAAGTTGTCCTACCTATACTATGCaaaattgtaaaaaatattttaattaatccaaatatattaaatacaagaatattaaaaagtacgaataatataatgaaaaataaaatattaatatatcaagAGATTAAAAATTTGTTATTATGTATAGGTTTtgtagaaatatatattttttatgttatgaTAAAAGTTGatactttattattattgtgtatatatgaatccttaaaaaatatttccaagaatattattaaaatcgATGATTCTTCGAATTTAAATTTTGATCCTTTCAAATCTAATATTGTGTGTGTAGAtacattgaaaaaaaaaaaaaacttatttCATGTGAATGATAATGtggatattttattaaaacaaaaaaaagaacagatggaaaaattaatgaaccaaccaatagaaaaaaatccaaaaatatataaacaaaaaaaaaattatagtgAGAGTCAAGAGAgcaaagaaaataataagaaaataaaaaaaaaaaatcaccACAACGTGTTAGATGCACAAGAaaaagatgaagaagatgCAGAACATACagaagatgaagaagatTTCTCTCATATTATTTCAAATATTAGAAACTTTTGTAAAGAACAGACATTCAAATCTAAAACAAAGTtagaattagaaaaaatatcCAACGCAAAGGTTTATTCAAAAACGATAATAAAAATCTTATTTCCCGATGATTACATTCTTGAATTATCTTTTTCATCTGGAACGTTGTTAAGGGATGTAAATGAAGCAGTAAAAGGG tttttaAATGATTcaattatttcaaaaaacTGGTTTCTTTATGAAACTCCAGGAATTCGTAAATTTGATCCTCAAAAAAGTCTCTCCTTTTATAATCTTATGCCACATGCTCTTTTAAGGTTTAAGTTGGATCAACAGGATGagaattttgttttttcaagTTTTTTGTCTAATGAGTCTATAGAGAAATATTTAATCTCATCAtag
- a CDS encoding small heat shock protein, putative — protein MSENNLSKDNNKNKRNEALENAGMLDTFFESMYDHMNRLDQYHSDMNRMMNSLRGYYMNNDFFRFFPNRRSLTDYDINRNRNHDLLLSKPFSSMFRRDGYSNVPAMDVLDKEKHLEIKMDVPGLNKEDVQINLDDGKLEISGEFKKSHEQKDEQQRYYIKERCESSFYRSFTLPENVSEDEIKATFKDGVLKIDIPKKDIPDKKKKKIEID, from the coding sequence ATGAGCGAAAATAATTTAAGCaaggataataataagaacaaAAGAAACGAGGCCTTAGAAAATGCTGGTATGTTAGATACTTTTTTTGAGAGTATGTATGATCATATGAATCGTCTTGATCAATATCATAGTGATATGAATAGAATGATGAATTCTTTAAGAggttattatatgaataatgacTTTTTTAGATTTTTTCCTAATAGGAGATCTTTAACAGATTATGATATTAATCGTAATAGAAATCATGATTTACTTCTTTCGAAACCTTTTTCATCTATGTTTAGAAGAGATGGATATTCAAATGTCCCTGCTATGGATGTTCTTGATAAAGAGAAACATCttgaaataaaaatggatGTTCCAGGgttaaataaagaagatgTACAAATCAATTTAGATGATGGAAAATTAGAAATAAGTGGAGAATTCAAAAAATCCCATGAACAGAAAGATGAACAACaaagatattatattaagGAAAGATGTGAGTCATCTTTTTATAGATCATTTACCTTACCAGAAAATGTTTCAGAAGATGAAATTAAAGCTACATTCAAGGATGGAGTTCTTAAAATAGACATTccaaaaaaagatataccagacaagaaaaaaaaaaaaatagaaatagaTTAA
- a CDS encoding cyclin, with amino-acid sequence MMNDIVLINKKKTPSEEKNIDKNEEIKLRIYGCQLLQEAGIILKLKAVTIVTSQILFHRFYFKKSFTDFDVNIIAPSALYLSCKLEEDFCRIYKIINTFHFLCKYENIKSKHIYFDIKNLNPEHFRINIESEEYKNMKVDIYTYELLILKEIGFLVHKINQHPHSFLLPYIHSLFNNLNTIHKDLTKKLAQMSWGFLNDSMRTTLCCEYQPRCIAVASIFLAAYKLNIPLMNNTNWFKLFDVEYEDIKKICIRILELYKIGRCHYIDVVVKKNK; translated from the exons ATGATGAATGACATAGTTttaattaacaaaaaaaaaactccaagcgaagaaaaaaatattgataaaaatgaagaaataaaattgaGAATTTATGGATGTCAGTTATTACAAGAAGCTGGCATTATTTTAAAACTAAAGGCAGTAACTATTGTAACTAGCCAAATTTTGTTCCatcgtttttattttaaaaaatcctTTACCGATTTTGACGTTAac ATTATTGCTCCTTCGGCATTATATTTATCGTGCAAACTTGAAGAAGATTTTTGTCGTATTTACAAAATCATTAATacgtttcattttttatgtaaatatgagaatataaaaagtaaacacatctattttgatataaaaaatttgaacCCTGAACATTTCAGAATAAATATTGAATCAgag gaatataaaaatatgaaagtagatatttatacatatgagCTACTCATACTAAAAGAAATAGGATTTCttgtacataaaataaatcaacATCCTCATTCATTTCTTTTACCATATATTCATTCCCTCTTTAACAATTTAAATACAATTCATAAggatttaacaaaaaaattagcACAAATGTCTTGGGGATTTTTAAATGAcag tatgAGAACAACCTTATGTTGTGAATATCAGCCACGGTGTATAGCTGTTGCAAGTATATTCTTAGCTGCATATAAACTTAATATTCCTTTAATGAat aatacCAATTGgtttaaattatttgatGTAGAATATGAAGACATCAAGAAAATATGCATTAGAATATTGGAGCTTTACAAAATAG GACGATGCCATTATATAGACGTTGtggttaaaaaaaataaataa
- a CDS encoding DNA-directed RNA polymerase II subunit RPB11, putative codes for MSVPTLSNKPETVDLLVLAPGEKKVTCTISDKGDCNIFVIKLEDHTIGNLIKIQLCQDPKVLFAAYRQPHPLQNAIEITIKPKGYAGVKLLSDNVNNILSQVATLKENFAKKIQKYKESNSYYEDY; via the exons atgtcTGTACCAACATTATCAAACAAGCCTGAAACTGTTGATTTGTTGGTATTAGCCCCAGgagaaaaaaa agTAACTTGTACCATATCTGATAAAGGAGATTGTAACATCTTTGTAATAAAATTGGAAGATCACACTATAggaaatttaattaaaat ACAACTCTGTCAAGACCCTAAAGTTCTTTTTGCTGCTTACAGACAACCACACCCTCTTCAAAATGCTATAGAAATTACTATTAAACCTAAGGGTTATGCAGGTGTGAAATTATTGTCAGATAATgtaaataacatattatcACAAGTTGCCACATTAAAGGAAAATTTTGCG aaaaaaattcaaaaatataaggAAAGCAATTCTTATTATGAAGATTACtga
- a CDS encoding MCL1 domain-containing protein, putative, with amino-acid sequence MENLYFSDINTTLFLRHYNNHLLLINGNKIKFYNYEENKNIVRAHNIGIYSIKEADKNEKIVYVSNNIKLKRRLKGKKEEEDIKKNDSFKGNDLVSSNNDEPNEKNKEKEQNKVEIENNNNINDDVLPTSGYSNTSKDVIIKDEKLNYVCIAFEEGNVWLCYQDDEYKLFNYEKLIYRKVCDIVKIELFVIKNYLNVFILYKDYTLILYSEKSQNAIKIPIHEYTYNFCLSHNYKNLAIFNHANLYIYDIYQSDVFHILHDKDNSGSTNVNSNNNNFIEINNIFDLSKNYKYLLNCDWHPKNHCIALCGKKNIRYLTLYNYNVYEFTSLPIHETIINSMKFITISNNITLLISLSSSDYIFSIWEFELEYCIYKFKSDYAISYFDMSFFHNHLHISMLAEEKHLANLKLLDKNILQKIECNQSDNEDNNISLQGSFNDKNPYNHNAEYVHQQNIFADDKKNINFDNKKDNNSHEMQGIIYPNGTAHTKRKSKRNDDDIFNSFSIDHKKEEYLYNNYVEKDKITNEYASASVQKKKRVSISINDNFNSTNVKRRKKKIFSDDDESEESFLSSYKNVEKDINAKDEKMKENNKRHKQNIHDKNDNNYKQDEPSENAKQNINLNDDNTKDDASNYNYEESAECTMKKLHKLSSHLKTSKETKHNKVISNMYDDFESNQTNIQHNVQTDDKSKYGEDENIYNPKEYNLQNFINKNRDVVIDRDGNYLFDNDDDQRSMIGFNTYVKDKFDQLRELKKQVDHLQKQITNYTKINLDDFIVLAPGLCEEPENINDQWCMFWNDIGHITKKKEGSKTYIYIFLFRGEEIGKKKITDIYNVTSASLSAYGFALASNPYEKSGNKNNSILCFHNLKDNIIWNKYLPSDEYIKGVANGNNFVAVVTSNNFLRIYSTYGYIINTILLKGLPVAICAYDYLLFIITCPYIYENVTTTNINNTYTCTLYKIYENFTNLKPSKYNTYHITILYEDVLSLPSCHYLNWVNMSNFGVPYVKDTSNYIYGLYPIFKKNNQLVYDWVPVFDMQILNDLENKENMLQLNENNQHILNETINKNDITSNDIHSQKDDNEDYINSNMKNATPSKLNPLKNKTNKSSNNHRNNEGGMQFLDDEVEVDEEENDGYDDEEDGNENFDDEEDRPRINNNNNNDISNNNNNDDEYTNNGCIYYPLYFDNFEQISVIKLQKNEIEPRSNKIESCLGYNVEKKYVVMNECNLISYEKYVNLLQKNPTLSLDNESNNDASALLPWEQYDEMRSRIDLFCKQLFANMYHDYMNDGKNKTANDTLKSLNKLYDKWIMRMFAILKNDKKNQRLAVKVSSLFKNIKNMMLSISLVDDEYSTLHSEITNEYLKRQNKDENSKHSQENIIYYEDNKDDDQRRREMYEKCYTNQQNLSDDEKKNIPDIKSTSQIYINSSKSFVENKEKKENGFLDKFFTGVTKNQAVDTLFSHDKKNTKIKKKSTLESFFTEIKEN; translated from the coding sequence ATGGAAAATTTATACTTTTCAGATATTAACACAACTTTATTTTTAAGGCATTACAATAATCACTTACTTTTAATTAatggaaataaaataaaattttataactatgaggaaaataaaaatatcgtGAGGGCACATAATATTGGGATATATAGTATTAAGGAGGCTGATAAGAATGAAAAGATTGTTTATgtttcaaataatataaaattaaagagAAGATTAAAAGGTAAAAAAGAAGaggaagatataaaaaagaatgattCTTTTAAAGGTAATGATTTAGTTAGTTCGAATAATGATGAGCCaaacgaaaaaaataaagaaaaagaacaaaacaaagtagaaatagaaaataataacaatataaatgatgatgtCCTACCTACGTCTGGTTATTCTAATACTTCCAAAGATGTTATcataaaagatgaaaaactAAATTATGTTTGTATAGCATTTGAAGAAGGTAATGTATGGTTATGCTATCAAgatgatgaatataaattatttaattatgagAAATTAATATACAGAAAAGTGTGTGATATAGTAAAGATTGAACTATTTGttataaagaattatttgaatgtttttattttatataaagattatactctaatattatatagtGAGAAATCACAAAATGCTATAAAAATTCCGATACATGAATATACCTATAATTTCTGCTTAagtcataattataaaaatttagcTATTTTTAATCATGctaatttgtatatatatgatatttatcAGAGTGAtgtatttcatatattacaTGATAAGGATAACTCAGGAAGTACAAAtgttaatagtaataataataattttatagaaattaataatatattcgatttatcaaaaaattataaatatctaCTAAATTGTGATTGGCATCCAAAAAATCATTGTATTGCTTTatgtggaaaaaaaaatataagatattTAACTTTATATAACTATAATGTTTATGAATTTACATCCTTACCTATACATGAGACAATTATAAATTCAATGAAATTTATTActatatcaaataatatcactttattaatatctttAAGTTCTTcagattatattttttccatatGGGAATTTGAACTAGAATATTGTATATACAAATTTAAAAGTGATTATGCTATATCTTATTTTGATATGTCCTTTTTTCATAACCATTTACATATATCGATGCTAGCTGAAGAAAAACATCTAGctaatttaaaattattagataaaaatattctacAGAAAATTGAATGCAACCAATCAGATAATGAAgacaataatatatcattacaAGGTTCTTTCAATGATAAGAATCCATATAATCATAACGCGGAATATGTACACCAACAAAACATCTTTgctgatgataaaaaaaatataaatttcgataataaaaaagacaATAATTCACATGAAATGCAAGGAATTATTTATCCAAACGGTACTGCACACACCAAACGGAAAAGTAAAAGAAACGATGatgatatttttaatagCTTCAGTATCGATCATAAAAAGGAAGAATacctttataataattatgtagaaaaagataaaatcaCAAACGAATATGCATCAGCTagtgtacaaaaaaaaaaaagagttaGTATATCCATTAATGATAATTTCAATTCTACCAATgtgaaaagaagaaaaaaaaaaatattttctgatgatgatgaaagtGAAGAATCCTTCCTTTCTTCTTACAAAAACGTCGAAAAGGATATTAATgcaaaagatgaaaaaatgaaagaaaataataagcGACATAAACAGAATATACATGATAAGAacgataataattataaacaaGATGAACCTAGTGAAAATGCTAAACAAAACATCAATTTAAATGATGACAATACTAAAGATGATGCTTCCAATTATAATTACGAAGAAAGTGCAGAATGTACCatgaaaaaattacataaatTAAGTAGTCATCTAAAAACCTCAAAAGAAACAAAACATAACAAAGTAATATCAAATATGTATGATGATTTTGAAAGCAATCAAACGAATATTCAACATAATGTTCAAACAGATGATAAAAGTAAATATGGAgaagatgaaaatatatataaccctAAGGAATATAATCTTCagaattttattaataaaaatagagATGTGGTTATTGATAGAGATGGTAATTACCTATTTGATAATGATGACGATCAAAGAAGTATGATTGGATTTAATACGTATGTAAAAGATAAATTTGATCAATTAAGAGAGTTAAAAAAACAAGTAGACCATTtacaaaaacaaataacaaaTTACACCAAAATAAATTTAGATGATTTTATAGTTCTTGCTCCTGGATTATGTGAAGAACCAGAGAATATCAATGATCAATGGTGTATGTTTTGGAATGATATAGgacatataacaaaaaaaaaagaaggaagtaaaacatatatatatatatttttatttagagGTGAAGAAattgggaaaaaaaaaattacagatatttataatgttaCTAGTGCTTCTTTAAGTGCATATGGTTTTGCATTAGCATCTAATCCATATGAAAAATctggaaataaaaataatagtatcttatgttttcataatttaaaagataatattatatggaaTAAATATCTTCCATcagatgaatatattaaaggtGTTGCTAATGGTAATAATTTTGTAGCAGTAGTAACATCAAATAACTTCTTACGTATATATTCTACATAtggttatattattaataccaTTTTATTGAAAGGTTTACCTGTAGCTATATGCGCTTATGACTATTTACTCTTTATCATTACATgcccatatatatatgaaaatgttactacaacaaatataaataatacatatacatgtacactttacaaaatttatgaaaattttaCAAATCTAAAACCAAgcaaatataatacatatcatATAACAATACTTTATGAAGATGTCTTATCTCTGCCATCATGTCATTATTTAAACTGGGTTAATATGTCCAATTTTGGTGTCCCTTATGTTAAAGATACatctaattatatatatggtttatatcctatatttaaaaaaaataatcaattAGTATATGATTGGGTACCTGTATTTGATATGCAAATTTTAAATGATctagaaaataaagaaaatatgttacaactaaatgaaaataatcaacatatattaaatgaaacaattaataaaaatgatattacaTCAAATGATATTCATTCACAGAAAGACGATAATGAAGATTATATCAAttcaaatatgaaaaatgcaACACCCTCAAAATTGAAccctttaaaaaataaaacaaacaaatcTTCTAATAATCATCGTAATAATGAAGGAGGTATGCAATTTTTAGATGACGAAGTCGAAGTGGATGAAGAAGAGAACGATGGATATGACGATGAGGAAGACGGAAATGAAAATTTTGACGATGAAGAAGATAGACCaagaattaataataataataataatgatataagtaataataataataatgatgatgaatatACTAATAATGGATGTATTTATTATCCATTATACTTTGATAACTTTGAACAAATATCAGTtataaaattacaaaaaaatgaaatagaaCCAAGATCTAATAAAATCGAAAGTTGTCTTGGATATaatgttgaaaaaaaatatgttgtTATGAATGAATGTAATCTAATatcttatgaaaaatatgttaacttattacaaaaaaatccAACTCTATCTTTAGATAATGAATCAAATAACGATGCATCAGCATTATTACCTTGGGAACAATATGATGAAATGAGATCTAGAATTGATCTTTTCTGTAAACAATTATTTGCAAATATGTATCACGATTATATGAATgatggaaaaaataaaacagcTAATGATACATTAAAATCgttaaacaaattatatgaCAAATGGATTATGAGAATGTTTGCTATACTCAAAAATGATAAGAAAAATCAAAGATTAGCTGTTAAAGTTTCAAgcttatttaaaaatatcaaaaatatgATGCTCTCTATTAGCTTAGTAGATGATGAATATAGTACTTTACATAGTGAAATTACAAACGAATACTTAAAAAGACAAAATAAAGATGAAAATTCTAAACACTCTCaggaaaatattatttattatgaagataataaagatgatGATCAAAGACGTAGAGAAATGTATGAAAAATGTTATACTAATCAACAAAATCTATCAGatgatgaaaagaaaaatatacctGATATTAAAAGTACTtctcaaatatatatcaattcATCAAAATCTTTTgttgaaaataaagaaaaaaaagaaaatggaTTCTTAGATAAATTCTTTACAGGTGTTACTAAAAATCAAGCAGTTGATACTCTTTTTTCTCACGATaagaaaaatacaaaaattaaaaagaaaagtacACTCGAAAGTTTTTTTActgaaataaaagaaaattga
- a CDS encoding protein AMR3 gives MKLWHLLFELTILIIIKIILNSSNLSIVICFMNGNYLNKTYTKSTHNNKTYNILNINKTKDAFKLYMTKKFKYKYRNTLEKRIKKGKIRNEIYQKLKKKHSAYIVITEKLSKLDPNQEYFKYDKNILKEYENIPDIYKNKKLGRKFNQYDYWYSSKKKEAKYNYSRHVNFAITENKFNFKNVFSYFHILEIVHEKFKNNSFYINGLQSFINKYYDPITQKRIKFYDKIKEMHEMKNKKGQNINDENINDEKNDTDNNAKKKRDNISNNNNKVDIDKDNAKDISKQNNDTSLNEELKQYEEQKERELPSKLDMFEIIKRNIDGYMYSNEVNPEDSSFTLFGSDTSCLVKKKRAPVAYNINCPFRKSPLSSKRRRQKEKKLFDIINFNCKTRKERLMLNAVRRLSIKKLKGEDYILDATDRV, from the coding sequence ATGAAATTGTGGCACTTATTATTTGAACTtacaatattaattattataaaaattatacttAATTCCTCAAATTTATCTATTGTTATATGCTTTATGAATggtaattatttaaataagacATATACAAAAAgtacacataataataaaacttataatattttaaatataaataaaactaAAGAtgcttttaaattatatatgacaAAAAAGTTTAAATATAAGTATAGAAATACGttagaaaaaagaataaagaaaggaaaaatacgtaatgaaatatatcaaaaattaaaaaagaagcaTAGTGCTTATATAGTAATAACTGAAAAATTAAGTAAATTAGATCCTAATcaagaatattttaaatatgataaaaatatattaaaagaatatgaaaatataccagatatttataaaaataaaaaacttgGAAGGAAATTTAATCAATATGATTATTGGTATTcatccaaaaaaaaagaagctaaatataattatagtaGACATGTTAATTTTGCTATTacagaaaataaatttaattttaaaaatgttttttcatattttcatatattagaAATTGTACatgaaaaatttaaaaacaattctttttatattaatggTTTACaatcatttataaataaatactatGATCCGATAAcacaaaaaagaattaaattttatgataaaattaaagaaatgcacgaaatgaaaaacaaaaagggtcaaaatataaacgatgaaaatataaatgatgaaaaaaatgatacagATAATAATGCAAAGAAAAAACGTGACaatattagtaataataataataaggtgGATATTGATAAAGATAATGCAAAAGATATAtctaaacaaaataatgatacaTCGTTAAATGAGGAATTAAAACAATATGAAGAACAGAAAGAAAGAGAACTCCCTTCAAAATTAGATATgtttgaaataataaaaaggaatatagaTGGATACATGTATTCAAATGAAGTAAATCCGGAAGATTCTTCATTTACCCTTTTTGGTTCTGATACAAGTTGtcttgtaaaaaaaaaaagagctCCTGTagcttataatattaattgtcCTTTTAGGAAATCTCCATTATCTTCTAAACGAAGAAGgcaaaaagagaaaaaactttttgatattataaattttaattgcAAAACAAGAAAGGAAAGATTAATGTTAAATGCTGTAAGGAGGTTatctattaaaaaattaaaaggagAAGATTATATATTAGACGCTACAGATCGTGTataa
- a CDS encoding AP2 domain transcription factor, putative yields the protein MIFRFYSKLYKHQCAYKNILYNKYHIEKKLEYFYDSIKKNNYSTLYGIKKNDLLNIKKNSGEFLLLSDIFMIKQNNLFLLNNVRRNFYYNTNIIKGIYNDSLFYYDKKYFSGRSGGLKRKKKRKEERIVNTGSAKRLEFFYPKKKRRQRIGLIQNSRKNIVYDNIFKRFLVYHYKQGIQVFRSFSCKKKRNFEAARNKAIILSNQYNKRFNKHNMNDQQRKDTKNIPLNVMDSNLIAKYNNELIKQIKIIPDKNKSGYRGVFYEPSYHAYICIYNEAGVRKFQIFKIQNNDYLEAYHLALMCRRYKLFKNYQFVFQRNRIRSGRIPLK from the coding sequence atgatttttagattttattcaaaattatataaacatcaATGTGCATACAAAAATatcttatataataaataccatatagaaaaaaaattagagtatttttatgatagtataaaaaagaataattattCAACTTTATatggaataaaaaaaaatgatcttttaaatattaagaaaaatagTGGAGAATTTCTATTACTGTctgatatatttatgataaaacaaaataacttatttttattaaacaaTGTAAGaagaaatttttattataatacgaatataataaaaggaatTTATAATGATTCGttgttttattatgataaaaaatattttagtgGAAGAAGTGGGGGATTGAAACGAAAAAAGAAAcgaaaagaagaaagaatAGTAAATACTGGTTCAGCTAAAAGATTAGAATTTTTTTATCCTAAAAAAAAGAGGAGACAACGTATTGGTTTAATACAAAACAGCAGGAAAAATATTGTctatgataatattttcaaaagaTTTCttgtatatcattataaaCAAGGAATACAGGTTTTTAGAAGCTTTAGCtgtaaaaaaaaacgaaattTTGAAGCAGCTAGAAATAAAGCAATAATATTATCTaatcaatataataaaagatttaataaacataatatgaatgatcaACAAAGAAaagatacaaaaaatatacctCTCAATGTTATGGATAGTAATCTAATagcaaaatataataatgaattaattaaacaaattaaaattattccagataaaaataaaagtggTTATAGAGGCGTTTTTTATGAACCTTCCTATCAtgcatatatttgtatatataatgaagcAGGTGTAAGAAAATttcaaatatttaaaatacaaaataatgattatCTTGAAGCATATCATTTAGCTCTCATGTGTAGAAGATATAAACTTTTTAAAAACTACCAATTCGTTTTTCAAAGAAATAGAATAAGAAGCGGAAGAATACCACTCAAATAG